Proteins encoded together in one Miscanthus floridulus cultivar M001 chromosome 16, ASM1932011v1, whole genome shotgun sequence window:
- the LOC136511547 gene encoding zinc finger CCCH domain-containing protein 36-like isoform X3 — MKNYVFCGWMRWTCRWIPGFCGVTAAEKKPMMQSRDVDKYLNKADNASHVLMNSDDASIIGGRCLHGMHGLGTQLDSVAQRRPSKLCTFDAQGRCKKGRSCISLHEREGIGSAKAGLLAPAGSGNHRGFEEGSQVQHKSDLKVPQFKDSEGLSKDEMYRNLIYAFGKDNQMAAHLAGTHSSPNPGVSQRMPVSIGDSLTEKPTSHANELAQNPVVHEKDNRRFMGHHIGLATENYLDARGTHPRLDGGNFQFGTDKGSSDSDSHVSRNYLSDYPFQSFGLSVSSDPLQLGEKLSAYGGATKTIPNIHQKEHHSFHASYGSHSLTGSRNPCFATSERSFSSPSLLATSHLGIQSHHLFTSDIEKADLHRYLDVGKGCGTSSSGPALLVGSEPEPYIMPVGPHSPIKDEVWETSVPFVPSFSFPDNTTPSESQYDPFVDYVEPPKVGNANNLKPSNISSNISSQHTNQYANAPACLIAPDRGRSSSLDDIIKVKAYDRKKDAAYNNEKTRDFRFHLAEHIKELVKPIWKKGNLSKDAHKLVVKKSVEKVVDSIEPNQVPTTEELITKYIATCGPKIEKLVKAYVDRHSTACHPTFKYSSTEMGA, encoded by the exons ATGAAAAACTATGTATTTTG CGGCTGGATGAGGTGGACTTGCCGCTGGATTCCAG GTTTTTGTGGAGTGACTGCTGCTGAGAAGAAACCAATGATGCAGTCTCGTGATGTTGATAAATATTTGAACAAAGCTGACAACGCTAGCCATGTGCTCATGAACTCTGATGACGCTTCTATAATTGGTGGTCGCTGCCTGCATGGTATGCATGGTTTGGGGACTCAGCTGGATTCTGTTGCTCAGAG AAGGCCCTCCAAATTATGTACCTTTGATGCTCAAGGCCGGTGCAAGAAAGGAAGGAGTTGCATCTCTCTTCATGAAAGAGAGGGAATTGGTTCTGCAAAGGCTGGTCTGCTCGCACCAGCTGGTTCTGGAAATCATAGAG GTTTTGAAGAAGGATCTCAAGTACAACATAAATCTGACTTGAAAGTGCCTCAGTTCAAGGATTCAGAGGGTTTATCAAAAGATGAAATGTACCGGAATCTTATTTATGCGTTTGGCAAAGATAATCAGATGGCGGCACATCTTGCTGGTACACACAGCTCTCCCAATCCTGGGGTTTCACAAAGGATGCCTGTCAGCATTGGTGATTCATTGACTGAAAAGCCTACTTCTCATGCAAATGAGCTGGCGCAGAATCCAGTAGTTCATGAGAAGGACAACAGACGTTTCATGGGACACCATATTGGTTTGGCCACTGAAAACTATTTGGATGCTAGAGGTACCCATCCAAGATTAGATGGAGGTAACTTTCAGTTTGGCACGGACAAGGGAAGCAGTGATAGTGATTCCCATGTCTCAAGAAATTACCTTTCAGACTATCCATTTCAATCGTTTGGTTTGTCCGTTTCATCTGATCCTCTCCAACTCGGTGAGAAGCTGTCAGCATATGGTGGAGCGACAAAGACTATTCCTAACATACATCAGAAAGAACATCACTCATTCCATGCTTCATACGGCTCACATAGCTTAACAGGGTCCAGAAATCCTTGCTTTGCTACCTCCGAACGTTCTTTCAGTAGCCCATCTCTTCTAGCAACTTCTCATCTGGGAATACAGTCCCATCATCTGTTCACATCTGATATTGAGAAGGCTGATCTCCATAGATACCTTGATGTTGGAAAGGGCTGTGGTACTTCTAGCTCTGGACCTGCATTGCTTGTGGGCAGTGAACCTGAACCTTATATAATGCCAGTTGGGCCCCACTCTCCAATCAAGGATGAGGTCTGGGAAACATCAGTGCCTTTTGTACCTTCTTTTAGTTTTCCTGATAATACAACACCTTCAGAAAGTCAATATGACCCATTTGTTGACTATGTTGAACCTCCTAAAGTTGGGAATGCAAATAATCTCAAGCCCTCCAATATATCCAGCAACATTTCAAGTCAGCATACAAATCAGTACGCAAATGCACCTGCTTGCTTGATTGCTCCTGATAGAGGACGCAGCTCTAGCTTGGATGATATTATCAAGGTCAAAGCTTATGACAGAAAAAAGGATGCAGCTTATAACAATGAGAAAACAAGGGACTTTCGCTTTCATTTGGCAGAACATATAAAGGAGTTGGTCAAACCAATATGGAAAAAAGGTAATCTGAGTAAAGATGCTCATAAACTGGTAGTGAAAAAATCTGTCGAGAAGGTTGTGGACTCGATTGAGCCAAATCAAGTACCAACTACTGAAGAATTGATTACCAAGTACATAGCCACCTGTGGACCAAAGATAGAAAAACTTGTGAAG GCATATGTTGATAGGCACAGCACAGCATGTCATCCAACCTTCAAGTACAGCAGCACTGAGATGGGAGCTTGA
- the LOC136511547 gene encoding zinc finger CCCH domain-containing protein 36-like isoform X1: MKNYVFCGWMRWTCRWIPGFCGVTAAEKKPMMQSRDVDKYLNKADNASHVLMNSDDASIIGGRCLHGMHGLGTQLDSVAQRLSSASPGENLDNKIRRPSKLCTFDAQGRCKKGRSCISLHEREGIGSAKAGLLAPAGSGNHRGFEEGSQVQHKSDLKVPQFKDSEGLSKDEMYRNLIYAFGKDNQMAAHLAGTHSSPNPGVSQRMPVSIGDSLTEKPTSHANELAQNPVVHEKDNRRFMGHHIGLATENYLDARGTHPRLDGGNFQFGTDKGSSDSDSHVSRNYLSDYPFQSFGLSVSSDPLQLGEKLSAYGGATKTIPNIHQKEHHSFHASYGSHSLTGSRNPCFATSERSFSSPSLLATSHLGIQSHHLFTSDIEKADLHRYLDVGKGCGTSSSGPALLVGSEPEPYIMPVGPHSPIKDEVWETSVPFVPSFSFPDNTTPSESQYDPFVDYVEPPKVGNANNLKPSNISSNISSQHTNQYANAPACLIAPDRGRSSSLDDIIKVKAYDRKKDAAYNNEKTRDFRFHLAEHIKELVKPIWKKGNLSKDAHKLVVKKSVEKVVDSIEPNQVPTTEELITKYIATCGPKIEKLVKAYVDRHSTACHPTFKYSSTEMGA; encoded by the exons ATGAAAAACTATGTATTTTG CGGCTGGATGAGGTGGACTTGCCGCTGGATTCCAG GTTTTTGTGGAGTGACTGCTGCTGAGAAGAAACCAATGATGCAGTCTCGTGATGTTGATAAATATTTGAACAAAGCTGACAACGCTAGCCATGTGCTCATGAACTCTGATGACGCTTCTATAATTGGTGGTCGCTGCCTGCATGGTATGCATGGTTTGGGGACTCAGCTGGATTCTGTTGCTCAGAG ATTGAGTAGCGCATCCCCTGGTGAAAATCTGGACAACAAAATCAGAAGGCCCTCCAAATTATGTACCTTTGATGCTCAAGGCCGGTGCAAGAAAGGAAGGAGTTGCATCTCTCTTCATGAAAGAGAGGGAATTGGTTCTGCAAAGGCTGGTCTGCTCGCACCAGCTGGTTCTGGAAATCATAGAG GTTTTGAAGAAGGATCTCAAGTACAACATAAATCTGACTTGAAAGTGCCTCAGTTCAAGGATTCAGAGGGTTTATCAAAAGATGAAATGTACCGGAATCTTATTTATGCGTTTGGCAAAGATAATCAGATGGCGGCACATCTTGCTGGTACACACAGCTCTCCCAATCCTGGGGTTTCACAAAGGATGCCTGTCAGCATTGGTGATTCATTGACTGAAAAGCCTACTTCTCATGCAAATGAGCTGGCGCAGAATCCAGTAGTTCATGAGAAGGACAACAGACGTTTCATGGGACACCATATTGGTTTGGCCACTGAAAACTATTTGGATGCTAGAGGTACCCATCCAAGATTAGATGGAGGTAACTTTCAGTTTGGCACGGACAAGGGAAGCAGTGATAGTGATTCCCATGTCTCAAGAAATTACCTTTCAGACTATCCATTTCAATCGTTTGGTTTGTCCGTTTCATCTGATCCTCTCCAACTCGGTGAGAAGCTGTCAGCATATGGTGGAGCGACAAAGACTATTCCTAACATACATCAGAAAGAACATCACTCATTCCATGCTTCATACGGCTCACATAGCTTAACAGGGTCCAGAAATCCTTGCTTTGCTACCTCCGAACGTTCTTTCAGTAGCCCATCTCTTCTAGCAACTTCTCATCTGGGAATACAGTCCCATCATCTGTTCACATCTGATATTGAGAAGGCTGATCTCCATAGATACCTTGATGTTGGAAAGGGCTGTGGTACTTCTAGCTCTGGACCTGCATTGCTTGTGGGCAGTGAACCTGAACCTTATATAATGCCAGTTGGGCCCCACTCTCCAATCAAGGATGAGGTCTGGGAAACATCAGTGCCTTTTGTACCTTCTTTTAGTTTTCCTGATAATACAACACCTTCAGAAAGTCAATATGACCCATTTGTTGACTATGTTGAACCTCCTAAAGTTGGGAATGCAAATAATCTCAAGCCCTCCAATATATCCAGCAACATTTCAAGTCAGCATACAAATCAGTACGCAAATGCACCTGCTTGCTTGATTGCTCCTGATAGAGGACGCAGCTCTAGCTTGGATGATATTATCAAGGTCAAAGCTTATGACAGAAAAAAGGATGCAGCTTATAACAATGAGAAAACAAGGGACTTTCGCTTTCATTTGGCAGAACATATAAAGGAGTTGGTCAAACCAATATGGAAAAAAGGTAATCTGAGTAAAGATGCTCATAAACTGGTAGTGAAAAAATCTGTCGAGAAGGTTGTGGACTCGATTGAGCCAAATCAAGTACCAACTACTGAAGAATTGATTACCAAGTACATAGCCACCTGTGGACCAAAGATAGAAAAACTTGTGAAG GCATATGTTGATAGGCACAGCACAGCATGTCATCCAACCTTCAAGTACAGCAGCACTGAGATGGGAGCTTGA
- the LOC136511547 gene encoding zinc finger CCCH domain-containing protein 36-like isoform X2, with protein MRWTCRWIPGFCGVTAAEKKPMMQSRDVDKYLNKADNASHVLMNSDDASIIGGRCLHGMHGLGTQLDSVAQRLSSASPGENLDNKIRRPSKLCTFDAQGRCKKGRSCISLHEREGIGSAKAGLLAPAGSGNHRGFEEGSQVQHKSDLKVPQFKDSEGLSKDEMYRNLIYAFGKDNQMAAHLAGTHSSPNPGVSQRMPVSIGDSLTEKPTSHANELAQNPVVHEKDNRRFMGHHIGLATENYLDARGTHPRLDGGNFQFGTDKGSSDSDSHVSRNYLSDYPFQSFGLSVSSDPLQLGEKLSAYGGATKTIPNIHQKEHHSFHASYGSHSLTGSRNPCFATSERSFSSPSLLATSHLGIQSHHLFTSDIEKADLHRYLDVGKGCGTSSSGPALLVGSEPEPYIMPVGPHSPIKDEVWETSVPFVPSFSFPDNTTPSESQYDPFVDYVEPPKVGNANNLKPSNISSNISSQHTNQYANAPACLIAPDRGRSSSLDDIIKVKAYDRKKDAAYNNEKTRDFRFHLAEHIKELVKPIWKKGNLSKDAHKLVVKKSVEKVVDSIEPNQVPTTEELITKYIATCGPKIEKLVKAYVDRHSTACHPTFKYSSTEMGA; from the exons ATGAGGTGGACTTGCCGCTGGATTCCAG GTTTTTGTGGAGTGACTGCTGCTGAGAAGAAACCAATGATGCAGTCTCGTGATGTTGATAAATATTTGAACAAAGCTGACAACGCTAGCCATGTGCTCATGAACTCTGATGACGCTTCTATAATTGGTGGTCGCTGCCTGCATGGTATGCATGGTTTGGGGACTCAGCTGGATTCTGTTGCTCAGAG ATTGAGTAGCGCATCCCCTGGTGAAAATCTGGACAACAAAATCAGAAGGCCCTCCAAATTATGTACCTTTGATGCTCAAGGCCGGTGCAAGAAAGGAAGGAGTTGCATCTCTCTTCATGAAAGAGAGGGAATTGGTTCTGCAAAGGCTGGTCTGCTCGCACCAGCTGGTTCTGGAAATCATAGAG GTTTTGAAGAAGGATCTCAAGTACAACATAAATCTGACTTGAAAGTGCCTCAGTTCAAGGATTCAGAGGGTTTATCAAAAGATGAAATGTACCGGAATCTTATTTATGCGTTTGGCAAAGATAATCAGATGGCGGCACATCTTGCTGGTACACACAGCTCTCCCAATCCTGGGGTTTCACAAAGGATGCCTGTCAGCATTGGTGATTCATTGACTGAAAAGCCTACTTCTCATGCAAATGAGCTGGCGCAGAATCCAGTAGTTCATGAGAAGGACAACAGACGTTTCATGGGACACCATATTGGTTTGGCCACTGAAAACTATTTGGATGCTAGAGGTACCCATCCAAGATTAGATGGAGGTAACTTTCAGTTTGGCACGGACAAGGGAAGCAGTGATAGTGATTCCCATGTCTCAAGAAATTACCTTTCAGACTATCCATTTCAATCGTTTGGTTTGTCCGTTTCATCTGATCCTCTCCAACTCGGTGAGAAGCTGTCAGCATATGGTGGAGCGACAAAGACTATTCCTAACATACATCAGAAAGAACATCACTCATTCCATGCTTCATACGGCTCACATAGCTTAACAGGGTCCAGAAATCCTTGCTTTGCTACCTCCGAACGTTCTTTCAGTAGCCCATCTCTTCTAGCAACTTCTCATCTGGGAATACAGTCCCATCATCTGTTCACATCTGATATTGAGAAGGCTGATCTCCATAGATACCTTGATGTTGGAAAGGGCTGTGGTACTTCTAGCTCTGGACCTGCATTGCTTGTGGGCAGTGAACCTGAACCTTATATAATGCCAGTTGGGCCCCACTCTCCAATCAAGGATGAGGTCTGGGAAACATCAGTGCCTTTTGTACCTTCTTTTAGTTTTCCTGATAATACAACACCTTCAGAAAGTCAATATGACCCATTTGTTGACTATGTTGAACCTCCTAAAGTTGGGAATGCAAATAATCTCAAGCCCTCCAATATATCCAGCAACATTTCAAGTCAGCATACAAATCAGTACGCAAATGCACCTGCTTGCTTGATTGCTCCTGATAGAGGACGCAGCTCTAGCTTGGATGATATTATCAAGGTCAAAGCTTATGACAGAAAAAAGGATGCAGCTTATAACAATGAGAAAACAAGGGACTTTCGCTTTCATTTGGCAGAACATATAAAGGAGTTGGTCAAACCAATATGGAAAAAAGGTAATCTGAGTAAAGATGCTCATAAACTGGTAGTGAAAAAATCTGTCGAGAAGGTTGTGGACTCGATTGAGCCAAATCAAGTACCAACTACTGAAGAATTGATTACCAAGTACATAGCCACCTGTGGACCAAAGATAGAAAAACTTGTGAAG GCATATGTTGATAGGCACAGCACAGCATGTCATCCAACCTTCAAGTACAGCAGCACTGAGATGGGAGCTTGA
- the LOC136511547 gene encoding zinc finger CCCH domain-containing protein 36-like isoform X4 — MMQSRDVDKYLNKADNASHVLMNSDDASIIGGRCLHGMHGLGTQLDSVAQRLSSASPGENLDNKIRRPSKLCTFDAQGRCKKGRSCISLHEREGIGSAKAGLLAPAGSGNHRGFEEGSQVQHKSDLKVPQFKDSEGLSKDEMYRNLIYAFGKDNQMAAHLAGTHSSPNPGVSQRMPVSIGDSLTEKPTSHANELAQNPVVHEKDNRRFMGHHIGLATENYLDARGTHPRLDGGNFQFGTDKGSSDSDSHVSRNYLSDYPFQSFGLSVSSDPLQLGEKLSAYGGATKTIPNIHQKEHHSFHASYGSHSLTGSRNPCFATSERSFSSPSLLATSHLGIQSHHLFTSDIEKADLHRYLDVGKGCGTSSSGPALLVGSEPEPYIMPVGPHSPIKDEVWETSVPFVPSFSFPDNTTPSESQYDPFVDYVEPPKVGNANNLKPSNISSNISSQHTNQYANAPACLIAPDRGRSSSLDDIIKVKAYDRKKDAAYNNEKTRDFRFHLAEHIKELVKPIWKKGNLSKDAHKLVVKKSVEKVVDSIEPNQVPTTEELITKYIATCGPKIEKLVKAYVDRHSTACHPTFKYSSTEMGA, encoded by the exons ATGATGCAGTCTCGTGATGTTGATAAATATTTGAACAAAGCTGACAACGCTAGCCATGTGCTCATGAACTCTGATGACGCTTCTATAATTGGTGGTCGCTGCCTGCATGGTATGCATGGTTTGGGGACTCAGCTGGATTCTGTTGCTCAGAG ATTGAGTAGCGCATCCCCTGGTGAAAATCTGGACAACAAAATCAGAAGGCCCTCCAAATTATGTACCTTTGATGCTCAAGGCCGGTGCAAGAAAGGAAGGAGTTGCATCTCTCTTCATGAAAGAGAGGGAATTGGTTCTGCAAAGGCTGGTCTGCTCGCACCAGCTGGTTCTGGAAATCATAGAG GTTTTGAAGAAGGATCTCAAGTACAACATAAATCTGACTTGAAAGTGCCTCAGTTCAAGGATTCAGAGGGTTTATCAAAAGATGAAATGTACCGGAATCTTATTTATGCGTTTGGCAAAGATAATCAGATGGCGGCACATCTTGCTGGTACACACAGCTCTCCCAATCCTGGGGTTTCACAAAGGATGCCTGTCAGCATTGGTGATTCATTGACTGAAAAGCCTACTTCTCATGCAAATGAGCTGGCGCAGAATCCAGTAGTTCATGAGAAGGACAACAGACGTTTCATGGGACACCATATTGGTTTGGCCACTGAAAACTATTTGGATGCTAGAGGTACCCATCCAAGATTAGATGGAGGTAACTTTCAGTTTGGCACGGACAAGGGAAGCAGTGATAGTGATTCCCATGTCTCAAGAAATTACCTTTCAGACTATCCATTTCAATCGTTTGGTTTGTCCGTTTCATCTGATCCTCTCCAACTCGGTGAGAAGCTGTCAGCATATGGTGGAGCGACAAAGACTATTCCTAACATACATCAGAAAGAACATCACTCATTCCATGCTTCATACGGCTCACATAGCTTAACAGGGTCCAGAAATCCTTGCTTTGCTACCTCCGAACGTTCTTTCAGTAGCCCATCTCTTCTAGCAACTTCTCATCTGGGAATACAGTCCCATCATCTGTTCACATCTGATATTGAGAAGGCTGATCTCCATAGATACCTTGATGTTGGAAAGGGCTGTGGTACTTCTAGCTCTGGACCTGCATTGCTTGTGGGCAGTGAACCTGAACCTTATATAATGCCAGTTGGGCCCCACTCTCCAATCAAGGATGAGGTCTGGGAAACATCAGTGCCTTTTGTACCTTCTTTTAGTTTTCCTGATAATACAACACCTTCAGAAAGTCAATATGACCCATTTGTTGACTATGTTGAACCTCCTAAAGTTGGGAATGCAAATAATCTCAAGCCCTCCAATATATCCAGCAACATTTCAAGTCAGCATACAAATCAGTACGCAAATGCACCTGCTTGCTTGATTGCTCCTGATAGAGGACGCAGCTCTAGCTTGGATGATATTATCAAGGTCAAAGCTTATGACAGAAAAAAGGATGCAGCTTATAACAATGAGAAAACAAGGGACTTTCGCTTTCATTTGGCAGAACATATAAAGGAGTTGGTCAAACCAATATGGAAAAAAGGTAATCTGAGTAAAGATGCTCATAAACTGGTAGTGAAAAAATCTGTCGAGAAGGTTGTGGACTCGATTGAGCCAAATCAAGTACCAACTACTGAAGAATTGATTACCAAGTACATAGCCACCTGTGGACCAAAGATAGAAAAACTTGTGAAG GCATATGTTGATAGGCACAGCACAGCATGTCATCCAACCTTCAAGTACAGCAGCACTGAGATGGGAGCTTGA